Proteins encoded in a region of the Cherax quadricarinatus isolate ZL_2023a unplaced genomic scaffold, ASM3850222v1 Contig5819, whole genome shotgun sequence genome:
- the LOC138852251 gene encoding uncharacterized protein: MVYGEMAAGEGYSALARRNALCTLPYITLETYNKYASIITEKCIESCQKILAESRDIIVQEYAKLKIEPDVNGILDIDVTYDGTWHKRGHHSNIGIGIAIDVVTKLVIDYQVLCKYCHVCAYMESSYSKQTTSLEKYEQYKNEHEHKCYINYSGTAAKMESDAAAIIWQRSLDKKLRYKTIVSDGDSSTYKTIVDLNDGEGPYPGVNVEKQECINHYSKRLKNRLTNLVKSHYVENELKPGMKRKEFAMKKKGMLTDFVIDKLAQYFHKNLREKIGHGVEDMRNSIMASFFHCSSTDEKPQHHLCPTGDKSWCFYQKAAAADLPPPSHTKMKVQFQLEPAYLEEVHNVYKDLTSDEMMQRCVKGRTQNSNESLHQRIWSYSNKAKYQTKRHADFAVSHAVADYNAGYVRSCLDIPLGYRRSAVTQAQLELMEKRMKEKRNQSGKKRKRELDTSYEPGGH, translated from the coding sequence ATGGTGTATGGGGAAATGGCAGCTGGTGAAGGATACAGTGCACTTGCTCGTAGAAATGCATTGTGCACTCTTCCATATATCACTCTAGAAACATACAATAAATATGCGTCTATAATAACAGAAAAATGTATCGAGTCATGCCAGAAAATACTTGCTGAATCTAGGGACATTATTGTTCAGGAATATGCCAAATTGAAAATTGAACCAGATGTCAATGGAATTCTTGACATTGATGTAACATATGACGGAACATGGCACAAAAGGGGACATCACTCAAATATAGGCATTGGTATCGCTATCGATGTAGTGACGAAATTAGTGATTGACTACCAAGTTTTGTGCAAATACTGTCATGTGTGTGCCTATATGGAAAGTTCTTACAGCAAACAGACAACATCTCTTGAAAAATATGAACAATATAAAAATGAACACGAACATAAATGCTACATAAACTATTCAGGAACAGCTGCAAAGATGGAAAGTGATGCAGCAGCAATAATTTGGCAACGATCTCTTGACAAAAAATTGAGATACAAAACAATAGTGAGTGACGGTGACAGCAGTACGTATAAAACCATTGTTGACCTCAACGATGGTGAGGGTCCGTATCCAGGTGTAAATGTTGAAAAACAGGAATGTATCAATCACTATTCAAAACGTCTAAAGAACAGACTAACAAATTTAGTGAAGTCACACTATGTTGAGAATGAATTGAAGCCTGGAATGAAGAGGAAGGAGTTCGCCATGAAGAAAAAGGGCATGCTGACAGACTTTGTAATTGATAAGTTAGCACAGTACTTTCATAAGAACCTGAGAGAGAAGATCGGTCATGGAGTTGAGGATATGAGGAATTCTATCATGGCAAGCTTCTTCCATTGTTCCTCAACTGATGAAAAACCTCAGCATCACCTTTGCCCAACAGGTGATAAATCCTGGTGTTTCTAccagaaagcagcagcagcagaccttCCTCCACCATCTCACACCAAGATGAAAGTGCAGTTCCAACTGGAACCTGCATACCTGGAGGAGGTGCATAATGTCTACAAAGACCTAACATCAGATGAAATGATGCAGCGTTGTGTAAAAGGCAGAACGCAAAACTCTAATGAAAGTCTGCATCAACGCATATGGTCTTACAGCAATAAAGCCAAATATCAAACCAAGAGGCATGCTGATTTCGCAGTCAGCCATGCTGTTGCTGACTACAATGCTGGATATGTGAGGAGCTGTCTGGACATACCACTGGGCTACAGACGTTCAGCAGTGACTCAAGCACAACTTGAATTAATGGAGAAGCGCATGAAGGAAAAACGAAACCAAAGTGGAAAGAAGAGGAAAAGGGAGCTGGACACGTCCTACGAGCCTGGAGGACATTAG